From the genome of Methanoregula boonei 6A8:
ACAAGCTCTCGGTGGAGAAGATGGCCCAGATCGGCATTGGCCTCAACGAGGGAGCACGGCAGGCAAACATCGATATCGTGGGCGGGGAGACCGCCTCGCTTAAGGGCCTTGTAAACGGCCTCGACCTTGCCGGCACCTGTTTTGGTATCCAGGATAAAGGGAAGATCGTGACCGGCGATAAGATCCGGCCCGGCGACAAGATCGTGGGCGTCCCGTCCACCGGTATCCACAGCAACGGCCTCTCGCTTGCGCGGATGGTGGTGGAGAAGTACGCGGACTACGACGAGAAGATCAGCACAGGAAAGACGCTTGGGCGCGAACTTTTGACCCCGACCCGGATCTACCATGAAAGCCTGAATGTCGCTGACACCTGCACGGTGCACGGTATGTGCCATGTCACGGGCGGGGGACTCTTGAACTTCCTCCGGCTCTCCCGGTACGGGTTTCGGTTCGATACCCTGCTCCAGCCGCCCGCAATCTTTTCCTGGATCCAGGAGACAGGAAAGATCTCCGATGTGGAGATGTACCGCACCTTCAACATGGGGATGGGGTACGCCTATGTTGTGCCGCCGGCGTCCGTGGATGCGGTGACCGCTCTTTTGCCCGGTGCACAGGCTGTCGGGGAAGTAACAGAAAAACCCGGTGCATGGCTTGGGAACGTGCAGGTCACTTAAAAAAAAAGACGGTTGTTTTTCCGGCACAAATCAGGGGGTGAGGAACAAAATGGCTGAGGGTTTTGGATCGGGCGACAACGCTTCCCGGCGCAGCCGGATCATCCTTTCTTCAAAGACAAAAATGCAGGTCCGGGACCTTGTCGGGAAATGTGAGTACTGCGGTTGCATGTCCGATGAACTTGAGGTTTTTTTGCTGGGGATGCTCTCCAGTTCCCTTCACCGGCCAGAAGAGAACCCGGCCCATCTCCTGGTGGTCCTCTGCCCGGAGCATTTCCGTGAGGCTACCAAAGGAAAACTCCTGAAACCTGCCCTGCGATCGAAGATCGCAAAGCGCCCGGATAAGCTCAAAAAAGCCCTGCGGTCTCTTCTGCAGAAACACGACCGGACCTATGAAGGAACCAATGTCCGCGAGACCCATGACCCGAACCGGTTCACGGTCGGGGCGTTTTTAAAAGAAAACCAAAAGGATCGCTGATCCCGGGGACAATACAGCAAGGCCTCCCGGGTGGCCGGTGTTTACGGTTCGCACTCTTCCGGCTCGTCTTCCGCAACCGGCTTTTTTACCGCCTTGTCCGAGACGATCATGCTGTTTCCCATCGGGTCCTGGAGGATAAGCGTCATGGGCAGCTTCCCGGCCTTGATGCTCGCGATCCGCTCCAGGAGGACGCGCCCGTTCTCCTTCTCGGTCTCGTCGCCGTCCCGTATTCCGGCATGTATGGCCTGGGCGATCCGGTCGAGCACCCCTTCGACATTGGACACAAAGCCCTCGCAGGCCGGGCCGGGATCGATCCGGACGCCCAGTTCCGGCACTTCGAGGTGTGCGGTCATGCTCCGTACCACGCGCACGTCGAGGTCGTCACGGGTTTCCACGGCAAGTTCGTACCGGGTCGGATCGGCGTTTTTGAGGAGCTGCGTGTCCACATACCGGTACCCGCATGCCGGGCAGATAGCAGAGATGATGAGGATATCAGAAAAATAGGGGATATTTTCCGTCTGGTAGAGGTATTCTATTTCGGTATTGCAATAGGGACACGGCCCCGGGACAACGGTACGCACCGCGTTATGCCCCGCCAATCTTGTCGCGCGAGATCTTGACCGACATCGGGGTAAGGACTACGTATCTCTGGTCCCCAAGGCCGATGATATCCCCGTTGACATCCTTTGCAACTTCTTTTAGATCCTTTAAGACCCGCTCGTACGAGATCTTGTCCATCTTGAGACGGGAGATATCGACGATCACGATGTTGCCGTTGTATACCTCATCCTTGACCCGGGGCGTGTCCTTGAGGTCGCCGATTGTGGCGATCTTGACCAGAAGTGCGGGGGCGTCCCGGCCGTGCTCCTCGTATGAACTGAGGTCCAGTTCCATATACTCGTCGTCGGAACTGGTGGAATTTTTCCCTAAAAGTGTATCAAAGATCTTAACCATAAAAAAACTGTACGAAGAAAATTATTTAATAGTATCGATGTAAAAGGCGGAAATGGCCCTGTTTTCCCCCCGCCTTTCTCATTTCAGAAAAGCTACAGTTCAAGATTCCAGAGTTCGTCGCCGACATGGTGGAAATTCTTGCACATCTTTCCCTGTGCGCTCGCCCGGATTGCCGCCCCGTCCAGGAGCGCGACCCCGATAGCGAGGGGCTTTTTGTGCCGCTCGTCCACGATCTGGACCGGGCCGCCTGCTGCCACATCATCGCTGACTGCGACAATGCCCGGCCGCATCACATCGGCCCCGTTTACCACGTACGGGATCGCCCCGGCGTCAACGGTCACCATCCGCTCGGGAAACGGGCACTGCACCGCCCCTTTGAGCGTGGGAAAGGCCCATTCGCCCGTATCCATCAGGAGCGGTTTTTTGTTCACGAGGAAGATGGCGATATCCGAGGAGGTTTCCAGGATCTCGATCATGTCGGAACGGAAGAGCGCTGCCGAGGGGCCGATCTGGAGTGTGAGCCGGCTAAAGAGATCCTCTACCTGGCTTTTTCTGATAGAATGCCGCTTTTTTGCGATGATCTTTTTCATTGTCCTTTCTACCATCTCCCGTGCAAGGGCTAATAATTTTCCCGGGCCCGCAAGCCGGCCTTTTTTTAGCTGCCAGAAACCTTCTTGTCCCTTGCCGCTCTACGCTATGTTTAAGTAGAGTGCTCACGCACATATATTACTCCAGAGCGATGGTAACACAGGGGATAAGTATGACCAAGAGACCGTTGGATATTTTGGATCTGGTGCTGAACCGCCAGCCCGTTATCGTCTCCCTCAAAGGAGGAAGAGAGATCCGGGGAGTTCTTCAAGGGTATGACGTTCACATGAACCTCGTCCTTGACAAGGCTGAAGAGACAGAGAACGGGCAGGTTGTTAAAGTAGGCACGCTTATCGTCCGCGGGGACAACGTGATCTATATCTCTCCATCGCTGGAATCATAAGGTGAAAAAGCATGTCAAAAGGCACTCCGTCAATGGGCAAGATGAACAAGATGACCCACATCGCCTGCCGGCGCTGTGGCAGGATCTCGTTCCACGCCCAGAAAAAAGTCTGCTCTTCCTGTGGGTTTGGAAGAAGCACCAAGATGCAGAGCTTCAAGTGGGACACCAAGCGGCCGAAAACCCCGACGCATTAAGAGCAGTACCATGTGTGGTATCGTTGGCATCGTCGATGCTGGCGGTGTTTCCATCCAGCTCTACTATGCCCTGTATGCACTCCAGCATCGTGGCCAGGAGAGCGCCGGAATATCCACGTTTGACGGCACAAGTCTCCGCAAGTTCAAGGGACAGGGCCTTGTTGCCGACGTTTTTTCTCCTGCTGTTTTAAAAGATTTGAAAGGCACGGCCGGTGTCGGTCATGTGCGGTACCCGACCACCGGTTCAAACCTGCCGGAAAATATCCAGCCCTTAAATTTCCAGTTCCAGGAGCACTTCATTTCCGTTGCCCATAACGGGAACCTGGTCAACACCTGCGATATCCGGCGGGAGTACGAGCAGGCCGGCCAGATCTTTACCACCACCACTGACACGGAGATCATTGCAAAGATCCTCATCCAGGAGATCAGCACCTCGGGTTCGGTGGAGGATGCAGTCCAGCTTTGCATGAAACGGATGCAGGGCTCGTACTCGGTTGTGATCATGATCGACGGCGTCATCTACGCGTTCCGCGATCCGCTGGGAATCAAGCCGTTCTGCCTGGGAAAGATCGAGCACGGGTATATCGTGGCATCCGAGAGCGTGGCGATCGATGCGCTGGGTGGAAAATTCCTGCGCGATATCCGGCCAGGCGAGCTGATCCGGATGGATGGCGACGGGGTAAAGTGCACGCAGATCGCAGTAGCCGGGCGGTGTGCCCACTGCATCTTCGAGTACATCTATTTTGCCCGGGCAGATGCCGTTATCGACGGGGTGCTTGTATACGACGTGCGGCGGACCATTGGCCAGAAACTCCATGAAGAGGCTCCGGTATCTGCAGACTCGGTCTGCTCGGTGCCGGACTCCGGTACCGCATACGCAATCGGGTACGCTGAACGATCCCGGATTCCCTTTGTGGAGAGCCTCATGAAGAACCGGTACATGGGCCGGACCTTCATCATGCCCACCCAGAAAGAGCGCGAACGGGCGGTCCGGATCAAGCTCAACCCGATCCCGGCTCACCTCAAGGACAAATCGATCGTGCTGGTCGATGACAGCATCGTACGGGGGACAACCTCAAAGAGGATCATCGAGATGATGCGGGACGCCGGTGCACAGGAGATCCATATGCGGATTGGGTCGCCTGCGATCAAGGCCCCCTGCTATCTCGGTGTGGATATGCCCACGCGAAAGGAGCTGATCGCAAGCGACAAGATAGAAGAAGAGGTCCGCCGCTCGATCACGGCTACATCCCTGCACCATATCTCGCTTGATGCGCTGGTAAAAGCGATCGGGTTTGACCGCGAGGATCTCTGCACGGGCTGCCTGACCGGCTGTTACCCGCTCTTAATTGACGGAGAAACTGCAAACCCCCGCCTGGTAAACTTCGTGGACGTGACATTCCAGTCACGGCTCGAGTCGTTCGAAGCCGAGACCACGTAAATCCGGATCATCCGCTCCTTTTTTGGTACTGTTACTCTGCAGGGCGCTCACCTTTTTTGCCCGTCCCGGGAAATGCGGTATATACGCGAAGGAAGATGCATGGAACATATCAAAAAGGCCTTTGACGCGGTGGCTACCGAGTACGATGCACAGCGCGAGCATGTCATCCCCGATATGCGGAACTATTACGGTGCTGCGGTCTGGGCAGCAGAGAGCCCCTCTCAAGCCCCCGCAATTCTTGATGTGGGGGCGGGGACCGGGCTGCTCTCCGCTCTTCTCCTGGAAAAATACCCGGGAGCAGCGATCACTCTGCTCGATATATCAGAGAAGATGCTCGCTGTCGCAGAGGAGCGATTTTCCAAAAAAGAGAACGTCAGCTTCCGGACCGGGGATTATGCGCAGGCAGATCTCGGCGGGCCCTACGACCTTGTCTGTTCCGCGCTCTCGATCCATCACCTTGAACCCGGCGACAAGCGCCGGCTCTTTTTGAAGATCTACCGGGCCCTCTCCCCGGGCGGGATCTTTGTCAACGCCGACCAGGCCGAGGGTGAGACACCGTATTTTTCAGAGCGGTACCTTGCGTACTGGAATGATTTCCTTGCAAACGGGCCGCTTTCTGCGCACGAGCATGCCGAGATCTTAAAACGCCGCAATACGCTTGACAAAAACGAGAAACTCTCGGTCCAGCTCGCATGGCTCCGCGAGGCAGGATTTTCCGATGTCGATGTAGTGTACCGGAACCGGACATTTATTGTGACGGTGGCAGGGAAGGCCTGAACGGTTCGGCGGCAATGTCCCGGGAAAAAAATTCCCTCACCTTTTCCATAAGAAAGGTGCGTATATACCCGCTTGTCCCACGGGTCTCCGGTGAGTCCCCGCATGAACGTTTCCGGATGTGTCCTTGTCTTTTTGATTGCCCTGCTCGGCCTCTGCCTGATCTTCCCGGCCCATGTGGCGTAAGGAACGCCCGCACAAAAAGATACTGCCGTGTCCAGCAGGAAAACGACAAAAGAAAATAGCGAGGGATGGATTTGAACCATCGATCTACGGGTTATGAGCCCGTCGGGATATCCTGACTACCCTACCTCGCTTCCAGACTTAATCAGGGTTATAATATAGACGACTGGCGCAGATATACTTTACTGGATCGGGACCGGCTTTTGTGTCCCGTTCGCTAGATTCAATTAGCAGCGCCGCCTTATTCACCAGTATGGACGATAACGAGCTGGAACGGGTCCGGGAGAAGCGGATGGCTGAACTCAAAGGGAAGCTGGAACGCCAGGGCGCAGGAGGCAGGGTTATCCCGGTGGATCAGCTCCATATGGAAGAGCTCCTCAAGA
Proteins encoded in this window:
- the purF gene encoding amidophosphoribosyltransferase; translation: MCGIVGIVDAGGVSIQLYYALYALQHRGQESAGISTFDGTSLRKFKGQGLVADVFSPAVLKDLKGTAGVGHVRYPTTGSNLPENIQPLNFQFQEHFISVAHNGNLVNTCDIRREYEQAGQIFTTTTDTEIIAKILIQEISTSGSVEDAVQLCMKRMQGSYSVVIMIDGVIYAFRDPLGIKPFCLGKIEHGYIVASESVAIDALGGKFLRDIRPGELIRMDGDGVKCTQIAVAGRCAHCIFEYIYFARADAVIDGVLVYDVRRTIGQKLHEEAPVSADSVCSVPDSGTAYAIGYAERSRIPFVESLMKNRYMGRTFIMPTQKERERAVRIKLNPIPAHLKDKSIVLVDDSIVRGTTSKRIIEMMRDAGAQEIHMRIGSPAIKAPCYLGVDMPTRKELIASDKIEEEVRRSITATSLHHISLDALVKAIGFDREDLCTGCLTGCYPLLIDGETANPRLVNFVDVTFQSRLESFEAETT
- a CDS encoding cell division protein SepF; protein product: MVKIFDTLLGKNSTSSDDEYMELDLSSYEEHGRDAPALLVKIATIGDLKDTPRVKDEVYNGNIVIVDISRLKMDKISYERVLKDLKEVAKDVNGDIIGLGDQRYVVLTPMSVKISRDKIGGA
- a CDS encoding 50S ribosomal protein L37e, coding for MSKGTPSMGKMNKMTHIACRRCGRISFHAQKKVCSSCGFGRSTKMQSFKWDTKRPKTPTH
- a CDS encoding class I SAM-dependent methyltransferase; translated protein: MEHIKKAFDAVATEYDAQREHVIPDMRNYYGAAVWAAESPSQAPAILDVGAGTGLLSALLLEKYPGAAITLLDISEKMLAVAEERFSKKENVSFRTGDYAQADLGGPYDLVCSALSIHHLEPGDKRRLFLKIYRALSPGGIFVNADQAEGETPYFSERYLAYWNDFLANGPLSAHEHAEILKRRNTLDKNEKLSVQLAWLREAGFSDVDVVYRNRTFIVTVAGKA
- the purM gene encoding phosphoribosylformylglycinamidine cyclo-ligase, producing MTQNAYSEAGVDIDLEATAIKALIKNLTYRRKGNYTMLGNVGHFAGLIDFGPKALALTTDGVGTKMLIADKLGDWSTVGIDCIAMNVNDLYVMHMEPVAFVDYIATDKLSVEKMAQIGIGLNEGARQANIDIVGGETASLKGLVNGLDLAGTCFGIQDKGKIVTGDKIRPGDKIVGVPSTGIHSNGLSLARMVVEKYADYDEKISTGKTLGRELLTPTRIYHESLNVADTCTVHGMCHVTGGGLLNFLRLSRYGFRFDTLLQPPAIFSWIQETGKISDVEMYRTFNMGMGYAYVVPPASVDAVTALLPGAQAVGEVTEKPGAWLGNVQVT
- a CDS encoding ZPR1 zinc finger domain-containing protein yields the protein MRTVVPGPCPYCNTEIEYLYQTENIPYFSDILIISAICPACGYRYVDTQLLKNADPTRYELAVETRDDLDVRVVRSMTAHLEVPELGVRIDPGPACEGFVSNVEGVLDRIAQAIHAGIRDGDETEKENGRVLLERIASIKAGKLPMTLILQDPMGNSMIVSDKAVKKPVAEDEPEECEP
- a CDS encoding RNA-binding protein, with the translated sequence MKKIIAKKRHSIRKSQVEDLFSRLTLQIGPSAALFRSDMIEILETSSDIAIFLVNKKPLLMDTGEWAFPTLKGAVQCPFPERMVTVDAGAIPYVVNGADVMRPGIVAVSDDVAAGGPVQIVDERHKKPLAIGVALLDGAAIRASAQGKMCKNFHHVGDELWNLEL
- a CDS encoding LSM domain-containing protein yields the protein MTKRPLDILDLVLNRQPVIVSLKGGREIRGVLQGYDVHMNLVLDKAEETENGQVVKVGTLIVRGDNVIYISPSLES